CACCGCTCGACGTGTGCGTCCGGATCGGACAGCTCCCGGACCTCGCAGACGAATTCGAGGAACTCCCGCGGCGTGAGGAAGCTCGGCGGGTCCTCCCGCTCGGGCAGCGTCCCGATCGCCCGACGGACCGCCATCGGCTCGGCGACGGGATCGTGGCCAAGCACGGTCGCCGTGCCCGACGTGGGCGTCCGCTGGCCGGTCAGTATCTCGATCGTCGTGGTCTTGCCCGATCCGTTCGGGCCGAGCAGCGCGAACAGCTCGCCCTCCCCGACCGTCAGCGATAGCCCCGACAGCGCGTCGAGGTCGCCGTACTCCTTCGTGAGCCCCGTCGTTTCGATCGCCGGCATGGGGCTATCCAGTAGACGGCTCGGCTTAGCTGTTGGGTCGACGACTCACCGTTCGGCGACGAGCGGCCGGGCGCTACAGCGGTTCCAGCACGCCCACGCCCATCTCGACGCCGGGACTGTAGTGGGCCAGCGACTCGCCGTCGAGGGCGTCGACCCCCGCCGCGTCCAGCAGCGTCGTCTCCGTCACGGCCGCGTCGGCGGGCTGAACCCTCCACGGCGGGTGTCCCACCGACCCGACGAGTCGCGTCTCCAGCGGCCCGGTCGTCACGTAGCGCTCGCGGTCGAGCAGGAAGGCGGCGAGGGTGTCGGGAGCCGTCGTCGTCGGCGTCCCAGTCGGTTCGAACGTGACGCCCAGTCGCGCGTTCGCGCCGTCTCGCCGCCGCGAGACGACCTCCGTGCGGCCGCCCTGGCGTCGCCGTCGTACGTCGGCGTGGGACGCCGGCAGGTGAAAGAGCGTTCGGAGGGCGTCGGCGACGAGACGGTCGGTCACGTCCAGCGAGAGAAAGGCGACCGCACGGTCGCCGGACGGCGTCTGCACGTACGTGCGGACGGCGACGCTCTCGACGTGCTCGCGGACGGGGACGCCGAAGGCGTCGAAGCGATCGATCGCGAACGACAGCGCGGACACCCACGCCGTGCCGTCCATCGTGTCCGGTTCGGCCCAGCCGGGGATCACGGCACGAACCACGGCAGGCGCGACCGGCCAGTGGAGGAAACACACGTCCGAGAGCGTGATCGAGAGGGGACGCAGCGGCCCGGACATATCGCTCCGTAGGAGCGCGAGTGGCTTGAGTGACCCGGCGATCGAGGAGCGCCGCCGATCAGCCGTGTCGGTGGAGTCGGCCCGCGGTCACGTCGAGGCCGGGGCTGAAGTGGACGATCCGCTCTGAGTCGGGCGTATCGAAGCCGCTGGCGGCGAACAGGTCGTTGTGGTCGAACGTGACCGTCGCCGGCTGGAGGTCCCACGGCGGGTGGTCGATGTCGGCGAAGTAGATCCGGCCGCGGTCGTCGGCCACGTAGAACCGATACCGCTCGGTGAGGAACGCGGCCAGCGAGTCGTCGCGTGCGGGCTCTGGCAGGCCGGTGGGCTCGAAGCTGGCCCGAAATCGAACGTCCGGGGCGTCGGGATGGGTGCGCACGCTCTGGAGGCGCGTCCGCGAGCCGTCACGATGAGCGGTCATCCGCGCTCGGTAGTAGGGCAGCCGGAACAGCCGGCGAGCCACCGCGACGCCGAGCCGGTCGTCGGCGTCGAGATTGTAGAAGTACACGCCGGGCTGGCCGTCCAGCGTGACGTACGTCCGGAGGTTCAGCTCGTAGAACGAGCGTCCGATCGGGGAGCCCCGCGGCCGGATGTCCGCCATCCGGAAGGGGACGACGCCGAGCCACGCGGACCCGTCGAAAGTGTCGACGGAGAGCCCATCTGGCAGCGACCGAGCGACCGTCTCGACCGGGACCGGCCAGTGGGCGAACAGGACGTTTCGCCACTCCATCGAGAGCAGAGGGCGCATACTCGACGTTAGGCGCGAGGGCAATAAGGGGTGTCGCCCGGGGAACTTTGGGCCTCCCCTCCCCAGTGACCGACATGGAGTGTGCAGTCAGACAGAGCGACACCGGCCGGTGGCGTGTGGCGGTGTTCGGCAACCCGACCGGGATATCTCACGAGCACAACTGCGAGACAGTCAGGAGCCAGCGATGAGCAGCGACGAGACAGCCCAGGCGGGCGTCGGTGAGCCACCGGAACGCTGCCCGATCTGTGAGACCGCCTATGACTCCGTCTCGGTCCACGAGGAGGGCGTCGCGGTGAACCTGATCGAGAACGAGCGCTTCCGACGGGTCTGCTTCGAACCGGTCGACGACGGCGGCCCGCAGTTGCGGTTCTACCACCACACCCACGAACAGGCCGGCACGACTCCGTCGAGCGAGCGCGGAACCCCTGGTGGACGGGTGCCCTGACCCTGTTTTCGCTGTAAAACTACGTAATACGTGTCGCTTCGACTCCCGCTCGCTCCTCCGAGGCCCGCTGTGAGCGAAGCGAGCAGCGCGCCTCGCTACTCGTGGCCCGAAACCGGCACCGGCTCGTAGGGCGCTTCCAGCCACTCAATGTCGCTGTCGGACAGCGAGATGTCGAGCGCGGCGACGGCCTGTTCGAGGTGCTCGATCGTCGTCGTCCCGACGATGGGGGCGTCCACGGCGTCCTTGTGCAGGAGCCACGAGAGCGCGATCTGGGCCATCGTCGCGTCCTTCTCCTCGGCCAGTTCCTGAACGCGCTCGTTGATCTCGCGGCCGCCGCCCTCGAAGTAGGGGTGTTCTCGCGCGTGGTCGTCAGTCTGGCCTCGCGTCGTGGCGTCGAACTCCTCGTGGGGGCGCGTGAGGTAGCCGCGGGCGAGCGGGCTCCACGGGATGACGGCGACGTCCTCCCGCTGGCAGAAGGGGAGCATCTCGCGTTCCTCCTCGCGATAGAGGAGGTTGTAGTGGTTCTGCATCGTCTCGAAGCGGGTCAGGTCCTCGCGCTCGCTGGTCCGCAGGGCATCGGCGAACTGGTAGGTCCACATCGAGGAGGCCCCGGCGTGGCGGATCTGGCCGCGGCGGACGGCGTCGTCCAGCGTCCGCAGCGTCGTCTCGATGGGCGTGTCGTCGTCCCAGCGGTGGATCTGGTAGAGGTCGACGGTGTCCATCCCCAGCCGCTCCAGCGAGGCCGACAGCTCCTGTTCGATGGCCTTCCGCGAGAGGCCGCCAGCGTTGGGATTGTCCTCGTCCATCTGGAAGAACCCCTTCGTGGCGACGACCTGCTCGCCGCGGTCGTACCCCGACAGCGCCTCACCGAGGACGCGCTCGGACTCGCCCGCCGAGTACATGTTGGCCGTATCGAAGAAGTTGATCCCCAGGTCGATCGCGCGGTCGATGACCGCTCGACTCTCGGACTCGTCGAGGACCCAGTCGCGCCACTCGGAGGTGCCGAAGCTCATACACCCCAGACAGATCTTCGAGACCTCGATCCCGGTCGAACCCAGCGTCGTGTACTCCATACCCGAGTCAGCGGACGGTGCCACAAAAAGGTACGTCGGCGACGGTCGACTACAGCGACTCGGGCTCGACGCGGGCGACGTACCGGCGCGCGACCACGAACAGCACCACGGCGGCGACGACGTAGCCGGCGACGTGGCCGTAGGTCACGAGCGACGGGCTGTCGACCGCGAGCTTGGCCGCCGTCGTCGATGGGTGTTCCGGCAGGAGGATCGCCGCGCCGAAGACAACCAGCGTCAGGACCGAGTACAGGAGTTGTGCGGGCCGTCGACGACCGAGTTGCAGTCCCAGCACGACGCCGAAGACGACGACGATCGCCGCCGTCGCGGCGACGAACACCAACAGCGCCAGCGGATTCGACACCGCGATCCCGTTGACCGCCAGCAGGCCGATCCACAGCGCCGCCTGTGCCGGTGCCAACGCGATCATCGCCAGGGACTTGCCGTCGACCACGTCGACCAGGCTGACCGGCGCGACCCGCAGCAGTTCGAGCGTGCCGCGTTCGATCTCCTCGGTGATGGTGTCGACGGCGACCGAGCCGCTGATGAACGGCGGCAAGAACAGTAAGAGCGGGATCAAGACGGTGTAGGTGAAGCTGAAGTACGGGCTGGCGTTCGCCTCCGGCGGGAGTTCGAGGGGCGGCGCATCGAGCGATTCGGCGCGCTCGAACCGTTCGTTGCGCTCCAGGGTCTTCAGCACCTCGCGCAGCTGGACGACGATCAACGTCGTCCGGATGCTGCTGTCGGGCGCGATCGCCGTCACCTGGATTACCTGGCCGTCACTGTCGGGTGAAGGCGCGTACGTTCCCGTCAACACCGCGTCGACGCGCCCGACGTTGAACGCCTGCTGTGCGTCGTCGGTCGTGTCGAACGCGACCGGCTGGACGCCGTCGGTCTCCGCGACGGCCTCGAACAGCTCTTGCTGGGCGTCGCCGGTGACGGCCATCTCGATGCCGCCCGACTCGACCGAACCGGGATCGTACAGCGACGTGAGCCCGACCACGAGGAACGACGAGAACGCCGCCACGAACAGCTGGATCAGAATCGCGAGCACGATCGTCTTCTCGCGCCCGAGCGACGCCAGGTCCCGGCGGGCGATCACGAGCCGCGGGTCCAGCGAGCGATCACTGGCCAAGGGCGATCACCACCGTGTAGTTGTAGGCGAAGTGAATCACCATCGCGGCCCCCAGAGCCAGCAGGTACGACCGCCGAGAGCGCCGCGCCCCGAGCGAGGAGACCGTCGCAGTGACGACGTGCAAGAGGAGCGGCAGGAGCAGGAGGACCAGCAGGACCAGGGGGAGTGGGACGCCAGCGGGCACGAGTTCGAGACCGGCCTGGCTGGTCGGGATCTCTCGCAGGCCGGGGTTGACCAGTTGGGCCAGCACGGTCACTTTCTCCGCGAGGAAGAAACCGACGCCGCTCAGCGCGCCGACGACCACCCCCGTTCGCAGCGATCGATCGTACCGCCCGCTCGTGAAGCCCGCGTAGAGGTGGAGGCTCTTCGCGACTTCCTCGATCACCACGACGGCGACCAGCACGAGCGGAATAGAGATGTCACCGAGCGCGAACAGCAGCGCCACCGCCGCCAGTTCGGCGACGAAGACGAACGGGAGCAGGATCACCGAGAGCTTCAGTGCGCTCCACTTCGACTTGATCCGCCCCGACAGCGCGTCGAGCACCTTCAGTGGGATCGCTCGCTGGGTGAACATGTCCTCTTCGCGGTAGAGACCCGCACCGAGTCCGAACAGGACCACCGCAGTTAGCGTCGGCGGCGTCGTCGCGAAGACGAAGTCTCCGAGAGTCACCGCCTGTGCCTGGAGATCGCGGACCACGACCGTCAGCGGCGAGATCAGCGCGATCGGCGTCACGTCCGTGAAGATCGCCGGGACGAAGGCGTAACTGGTCAGCGAGACCGTCACAGTCACCGTGACGAAAGTCAGCTCCTTGAACGACCGCGCGAACATCGCGCCACAGAACGTCGCCGAGAGGAAGAGCAGTGCGATCGGGAGCATCGCGAGGACCGCGATCGGCCCGCCGCCCGCAGTGAGCCCGGAGAATCGCAGACCGAGCGTAATCGCCGTCACGACGCCCATGGCCCCGAGGAAGTACGGTAGCGTCTTCCCGGCGACGATGTCGAACCGGCTGACCGGAGAGACCAGCAGCAGTTCCCCCCGGCGGTTGAGCCGCTCGGAGAGCATCGTCGAGCCGTAGGCCTGGATGACGAAGTTCATCGGGACGATAAAGAGGAAGGCGAGCACGAGCGACTCGAAGGGGAAGGGCGGCTGGATGTCCGAGGGAGAGCCGGTGGTCGATCCACCCGTCAGTCCCGCGCCGAGCCCGGCCAGCCCCCCGGCATCGCTGTCGGTCGAGCCGCCGGCACTGCCGCCGTCGCCGCCGCTCGCGCCGCTCGATCCGCCGGCACTGCCACCGTCGCCGTCGCCGCCATCGCCCGACCCGCTGTCGGACGCGATCGTCTCAGAGACGCCGGACTGTTCGAGGTAGACCAGCGTCACCGAGACGGGCGCTGCGGCGGTCTGGTTGTCGTCGCGGGCCATCTGACGACTGTTGTACCGATCGACGCTCGTCCGGAACTCACCGAGCGCCGCCCGCTCTTTGGGGTCTTCCGGGCTGCTCGCCAGCTGTGTCCCGACGAAGAGCAGTTCCTGGTCGCCGCGTTCGACCGCCGCGGGGTCTGGCTCCTGGACGACGAACGCCGCGTCGTCGCTGGCCGGTGCGTAGTAGGAACTCGACTCGTCGACGCCGATCCGGTAGAGCCCGCTGTCGAGTCCGCTGGCCCCGCTGCTGGCTGCGAGCCCGGCGACCAGCACCATCGCCACGACCGAGACGGCCATGATGGCGACGGTCCGCTTGTCGACGCCCCCGGCGTTCTTGGTCACCTCCCACTTGGCGATCCGCAGTAGCTTCCGCGGGTTCATCTAGGCCTCCTCGACGTAGCGGGTCCCCGGCGTCTCGCTCTCGGCGACGTTGAGGAACACCTCTTCGAGGCTCGACTCCTCGGTCCTGATGTCGATGACCTCGCCGCCGCGTTCGGCGGCGGCCGTCCGTACGTCCTCGACGCCGTCCATCGTCTCGACGACGCGCCGCCAGTTGCCGTTCTCCGCGACCGCGCCGGGCACCTCGACGGTCGCGTAGACGTGGTACTCCCGGTCGCCGTACTCGTCCTGGAGGGCTTCTAGATCGCCGCGAGCGACGATCTGGCCCTCGTTCATGATCGCCACGCGGTCACAGATCGTCTCGACGTGGTAGAGATTGTGCGCCGAGAAGACGATGGTCTTGCCCTCCCGGGCCAGTTGCTCGGTGAACTGGATGACGTAGTTCGTCGTCAGCGGGTCGAGTCCGCTGGCGGGTTCGTCGTAGACCAGCACGTCCGGGTCGTTGATCAGCGATCTGGCGATGGCGACCTTCCGCTTCATCCCCTTGGACATGTCGCCCAGCTTGCGCTCGCGGTGTTCGAGTTCGAGCTCGTCCAGCGTGTCGTGCATCCGTTCGGTCGCCACGTCCGTCGGCACGTCGTACAGGTCCGCGAAGAATCGCAGGTACGACAGCGGCGTCATCTCCTCGTAGAGGGGCGATTCCTCGGGGAGGAAGCCGAGTTGCTGGCGCATCTCGGTGTCGGTCACGTCGTAGCCGGCGACGGACACCTCGCCGCTGGTCGGTTCGAGCAGGCCGGAGAGCATCTTCAGCGTCGTCGTCTTGCCCGCACCGTTCGGGCCGATGACGCCGAACACCTCGCCCTGGTCGACGGAGAACGTGCTCCCCTCGACGGCGACGAAGTCCCCGTACTCCTTGCGAAGGTCCCGAGCTTCGATCATCTGCCCGACGCTTGTGACCGAACTCCCCTATAGTTGCCCCCCGTTTATTAGCAGTGAGAACGAACTACAGCCGTGGCGCTGAACGTCGATCGGACTCCAGACGGGCGTCGCCTCTGTGTGAGCCGGGTGATTCCGGCGACCCGCGACGCCGCCTGGGACGTTCTCACAGACACGAACCAGTGGCCCGACTGGGGACCGTCGGTGCGGGCGGTCGAGTCGAGCGAGCGGATCGTCGAACGGGGAACGACCGGCAGTGTGACGACGCCGATCGGGACGGTTCCGTTCGAGATCACGAGCTGTCGGGACTACCGGTGGACGTGGCGGGTCGCGAAGCTCCCCGCGACCGGCCACCGCGTCGAGAACGTCCGCGCGGACCGCTGCCGGGTCGTCTTCGAGATACCACTGCTCGCGGCGGGCTACGCGCCCGTGTGCCAGCGGGCGCTGGGCCGGATCGAGGCGCTCCTGCGAGAGTAACCGATCGAGTCCGGTGTCGGCCGAACCCGTCCGCACGTAGTTCGGCCGGACGCCGTGTGATCGACCGGGCGAACGGCGACGAGAACCCGTCTCAGGGCGTCTGGACGCGGGCCTTCGATACCCGGTGGATCGCGTCGTCGATCCCTTCGCCGTCGCAGTCGTCGTTCGGGCATCGATAGTGCCAGCCGTCCTCTGTGCCCGCCCGCTCGGAGAACCGTTCCCCACACTCGTCACAGAACAGCTCGCCGGCACTGCAGGTGTCTCGGTGAAGTTCGAGCTCGAGCTCCGTGTCGAAGGTGCGCTTGCACTCCCGGCAGATATGTGGCATAGTTGAGCGTTCCCGCTCACCCACTATAACTACATCGGAACGTTCACGTCAGGGGGTCTCCGCCCCGGAAACCGAGGATTATCGATAGAATCGCTGGACGGCTATCCAGCGAGTGTCGGCGTGAGCCGCCGAAAGTAAAAGATCGTGAATGTCTCTGCGATCGACGGTTCGCGGGCTACTGTCTGGCCCGCTACAGGATGTCTTCGACGTGGTCGACGACTTCCTCGGGCGTGTCGCCGACCGGTACGCCGTTGCTCTCCAGTGCGTCGATCTTGGACTCGGCGGTGCCGGTCCCGCCGCCGGAGACGATGGCACCGGCGTGGCCCATGCGCTTGCCCGGCGGGGCGGTGCGGCCGGCGATGAAGCCGGCGACGGGCGTGTCCATGTGCTCGCCGATGTAGCGGGCGGCCTGCTCTTCGTCCTCGCCGCCGATCTCGCCGCACATGACGACGGCCTTCGTGTCGGGGTCGGCTTCGAACAGTTCCAGCGCGTCGATGAAGCTCGTCCCGATAATCGGGTCGCCGCCGATACCGATGGCGGTCGACTGGCCGATGTCGCGGTTGGTGAGGTTGTCGACGACCTGGTAGGTCAGCGTCCCGGAGCGAGAGACCAGACCCACGTCGCCCGACGAGAAGATGTTGCCCGGCAGGATGCCGAGTTTCGCGACCCCCGGCGTGATGACGCCCGGACAGTTCGGACCCACGAGGTGGGTGTCGGTCTCGTCCTGTTTGCGCTTGACGCGGGACATGTCCTGTGTCGGAATGCCCTCGGTGATGGCGACGACGAGGTCGACCGGTGCGTCGAGTGCCTCGAACAGGGCGTCACCGGCGAAGGCCGGCGGGACGAACACGACGGCGGTGTTGGCGTTCTCTTCGCGTGCGGCGCGGTCGACGGTGTCGTAGACCGGCACGCCAGCGACTTCCTGGCCGCCGCGGCCGGGCACGGCACCGGCGACGACGTTGGTGCCGTACTCCATCATCTGCTCGGTGTGGAACTTCCCTTCGCCGCCAGTGATCCCCTGGACGACGACACGAGTATCTTCGTCGACTAATACACTCATGCTTCCACCTCCTCGGCGTAGATGACTGCCTGTTCGACGGCGTCCTCCAGCGTCTGTCGTACGGTCACGAGGTCTTCGTTGAGAATCTCCATCCCTTCAGTAGCGTTGGTGCCCGCGAGTCGGACGACGACGGGCTTGGGAATCTCGTCGAACTGTTCGAGCGCCTGGTTGATCCCCTTGGCGACCTCGTCGCCCCGCGTGATCCCGCCGAAGATGTTGAACACGACGGAGTCGACGTTGTCGTCGGAGAAGACCATGTCCAGCGCGTTGGCGATCCGCTGGGCCTTCGCACCGCCGCCCACGTCGAGGAAGTTCGCCGGCTCGCCGCCGAAGTGGTCGACGAGGTCGAGCGTCGTCATCACGAGGCCGGCACCGTTGCCGATGATGCCGACGTTGCCCGACAGGCGGACGTAGTCGAAGCCGTACTCGTCGGCCTTCTGTTCGAGTTCGTCACCGGCGTCGGCCTCGTCTTCCATCTCCTCCAGGTCAGGGTGACGGAACAGGGCGTCGTCGTCGACGTTCATCACGGCGTCGGCCGCGATGACCTCGTCGTCGGCCGTGACCATCAGCGGGTTGATCTCGGCGTCGGAGCCGTCCTTGTCCTCCCAGAGGTCGTACAGCGTCTTGAGGACGCCGGCGACGTCGTTGGCGACCTCGCGGTCGACACCGGCGTCGTAGACGACCTTCCGGGCCTGGTAGTGGTGCATGCCGAAGGCCGGGTCGATGTGCTCGCGCGCGATCGCCTCGGGCTCTTCCTCGGCGACCTCCTCGATGTTGACGCCGCCGCGTGTCGAGACCATCGCGACGGGCTCGCCCTCGCCGCGGTCCATCGTCACGCCGACGTACAGTTCGTTGACGAAGTCGACGGCTTCCTCGACGAGGACGCGGTCGACGTGGAGGCCCTTGAGGTCCATGCCGAGAATCTCGTCGGCGTACTGACGGGCCTGCTCGGCGTTCTCGGCGAGCTTGATCCCGCCGGCCTTGCCGCGGCCGCCCACCTGCACCTGTGCCTTGATCGCGACCGGATAGCCGATCTCTTCGGCGGCGTCGACCGCGTCGTCGACGGTCGTCGCCAGCGTCGATGCGGGCGTCGGAACCCCCGCGTCGGCGAAGACCTGCTTCGCCTGGTACTCGTGCAATTTCATGTCATACGTAGGGGCGTCTCGCGCCCGCTTAAATCCCATCTTTTTCCCCTGCGGGAGGCCGCTGGCGACGCGCGAGTCGTCCGATCAACCGTCGACCGACGACGGCCCGCCCAGTCGCTCACGGCCCCGGAGCAGTGCCACGCCGCCGAGCAACACAGACTGATGCAGGACGGCACCGAGCGCGACAGCGCCGAGGGCCAGCCCAGTAGTCATCGTCAGCGGCGCACCTTCGAGAACCGACACGGCGATCACCAGCAACGCCGCGACGGTGCCGTTCCCCAGCGAGCGAGGGAGTTCGTCCCGAACGATCTCCAGGACCGATCGATCCGTCGCGTCGCCGTTCAGGAGCGCTGCGAAGCACATGGCTCCTCCTGAGGACTGGAGACAGTTAACTCGACCGTGCGATTCGGCGGCGGAATCGCCGAGTTTAGCCCCACCGGCCACGAAACGCCGGTATGGATCAGGCCATCGAATCGAAGGTCGCCGACCTCGTGGCGTCCCTGCGCGAGAGCGACACCGCCGTCGTCCTCACCGGCGCTGGCGTGAGTACCGCCTCCGGCATCCCCGCCTTCCGCGGCGAGGACGGCCTCTGGTCGGAGTTCGATCCGAAGGCGTTTCACCGCCGACGGCTGGACGCGGACCCGGCGGGGTTCTGGGCCGACCGCCTCGAACTCAGGGAGCGACTCACCGGCGGCGGATCGGTCGCGCCCAACGCCGCGCACGAGGCCATCGCGACGCTGGAAGCAGAGGGACACGTCGACGCCGTCGTCACCCAGAACGTCGACGGGCTCCACGGAGAGGCCGGCACCGAGGACCTGATCGAACTCCACGGGACC
Above is a genomic segment from Halomicrobium sp. LC1Hm containing:
- a CDS encoding YqjF family protein gives rise to the protein MSGPLRPLSITLSDVCFLHWPVAPAVVRAVIPGWAEPDTMDGTAWVSALSFAIDRFDAFGVPVREHVESVAVRTYVQTPSGDRAVAFLSLDVTDRLVADALRTLFHLPASHADVRRRRQGGRTEVVSRRRDGANARLGVTFEPTGTPTTTAPDTLAAFLLDRERYVTTGPLETRLVGSVGHPPWRVQPADAAVTETTLLDAAGVDALDGESLAHYSPGVEMGVGVLEPL
- a CDS encoding YqjF family protein, which produces MRPLLSMEWRNVLFAHWPVPVETVARSLPDGLSVDTFDGSAWLGVVPFRMADIRPRGSPIGRSFYELNLRTYVTLDGQPGVYFYNLDADDRLGVAVARRLFRLPYYRARMTAHRDGSRTRLQSVRTHPDAPDVRFRASFEPTGLPEPARDDSLAAFLTERYRFYVADDRGRIYFADIDHPPWDLQPATVTFDHNDLFAASGFDTPDSERIVHFSPGLDVTAGRLHRHG
- a CDS encoding aldo/keto reductase produces the protein MEYTTLGSTGIEVSKICLGCMSFGTSEWRDWVLDESESRAVIDRAIDLGINFFDTANMYSAGESERVLGEALSGYDRGEQVVATKGFFQMDEDNPNAGGLSRKAIEQELSASLERLGMDTVDLYQIHRWDDDTPIETTLRTLDDAVRRGQIRHAGASSMWTYQFADALRTSEREDLTRFETMQNHYNLLYREEEREMLPFCQREDVAVIPWSPLARGYLTRPHEEFDATTRGQTDDHAREHPYFEGGGREINERVQELAEEKDATMAQIALSWLLHKDAVDAPIVGTTTIEHLEQAVAALDISLSDSDIEWLEAPYEPVPVSGHE
- a CDS encoding ABC transporter permease; this encodes MASDRSLDPRLVIARRDLASLGREKTIVLAILIQLFVAAFSSFLVVGLTSLYDPGSVESGGIEMAVTGDAQQELFEAVAETDGVQPVAFDTTDDAQQAFNVGRVDAVLTGTYAPSPDSDGQVIQVTAIAPDSSIRTTLIVVQLREVLKTLERNERFERAESLDAPPLELPPEANASPYFSFTYTVLIPLLLFLPPFISGSVAVDTITEEIERGTLELLRVAPVSLVDVVDGKSLAMIALAPAQAALWIGLLAVNGIAVSNPLALLVFVAATAAIVVVFGVVLGLQLGRRRPAQLLYSVLTLVVFGAAILLPEHPSTTAAKLAVDSPSLVTYGHVAGYVVAAVVLFVVARRYVARVEPESL
- a CDS encoding ABC transporter permease subunit, encoding MNPRKLLRIAKWEVTKNAGGVDKRTVAIMAVSVVAMVLVAGLAASSGASGLDSGLYRIGVDESSSYYAPASDDAAFVVQEPDPAAVERGDQELLFVGTQLASSPEDPKERAALGEFRTSVDRYNSRQMARDDNQTAAAPVSVTLVYLEQSGVSETIASDSGSGDGGDGDGGSAGGSSGASGGDGGSAGGSTDSDAGGLAGLGAGLTGGSTTGSPSDIQPPFPFESLVLAFLFIVPMNFVIQAYGSTMLSERLNRRGELLLVSPVSRFDIVAGKTLPYFLGAMGVVTAITLGLRFSGLTAGGGPIAVLAMLPIALLFLSATFCGAMFARSFKELTFVTVTVTVSLTSYAFVPAIFTDVTPIALISPLTVVVRDLQAQAVTLGDFVFATTPPTLTAVVLFGLGAGLYREEDMFTQRAIPLKVLDALSGRIKSKWSALKLSVILLPFVFVAELAAVALLFALGDISIPLVLVAVVVIEEVAKSLHLYAGFTSGRYDRSLRTGVVVGALSGVGFFLAEKVTVLAQLVNPGLREIPTSQAGLELVPAGVPLPLVLLVLLLLPLLLHVVTATVSSLGARRSRRSYLLALGAAMVIHFAYNYTVVIALGQ
- a CDS encoding ABC transporter ATP-binding protein, whose translation is MIEARDLRKEYGDFVAVEGSTFSVDQGEVFGVIGPNGAGKTTTLKMLSGLLEPTSGEVSVAGYDVTDTEMRQQLGFLPEESPLYEEMTPLSYLRFFADLYDVPTDVATERMHDTLDELELEHRERKLGDMSKGMKRKVAIARSLINDPDVLVYDEPASGLDPLTTNYVIQFTEQLAREGKTIVFSAHNLYHVETICDRVAIMNEGQIVARGDLEALQDEYGDREYHVYATVEVPGAVAENGNWRRVVETMDGVEDVRTAAAERGGEVIDIRTEESSLEEVFLNVAESETPGTRYVEEA
- a CDS encoding SRPBCC family protein, whose amino-acid sequence is MALNVDRTPDGRRLCVSRVIPATRDAAWDVLTDTNQWPDWGPSVRAVESSERIVERGTTGSVTTPIGTVPFEITSCRDYRWTWRVAKLPATGHRVENVRADRCRVVFEIPLLAAGYAPVCQRALGRIEALLRE
- a CDS encoding transcriptional regulator — its product is MPHICRECKRTFDTELELELHRDTCSAGELFCDECGERFSERAGTEDGWHYRCPNDDCDGEGIDDAIHRVSKARVQTP
- the sucD gene encoding succinate--CoA ligase subunit alpha, which produces MSVLVDEDTRVVVQGITGGEGKFHTEQMMEYGTNVVAGAVPGRGGQEVAGVPVYDTVDRAAREENANTAVVFVPPAFAGDALFEALDAPVDLVVAITEGIPTQDMSRVKRKQDETDTHLVGPNCPGVITPGVAKLGILPGNIFSSGDVGLVSRSGTLTYQVVDNLTNRDIGQSTAIGIGGDPIIGTSFIDALELFEADPDTKAVVMCGEIGGEDEEQAARYIGEHMDTPVAGFIAGRTAPPGKRMGHAGAIVSGGGTGTAESKIDALESNGVPVGDTPEEVVDHVEDIL
- the sucC gene encoding ADP-forming succinate--CoA ligase subunit beta, whose protein sequence is MKLHEYQAKQVFADAGVPTPASTLATTVDDAVDAAEEIGYPVAIKAQVQVGGRGKAGGIKLAENAEQARQYADEILGMDLKGLHVDRVLVEEAVDFVNELYVGVTMDRGEGEPVAMVSTRGGVNIEEVAEEEPEAIAREHIDPAFGMHHYQARKVVYDAGVDREVANDVAGVLKTLYDLWEDKDGSDAEINPLMVTADDEVIAADAVMNVDDDALFRHPDLEEMEDEADAGDELEQKADEYGFDYVRLSGNVGIIGNGAGLVMTTLDLVDHFGGEPANFLDVGGGAKAQRIANALDMVFSDDNVDSVVFNIFGGITRGDEVAKGINQALEQFDEIPKPVVVRLAGTNATEGMEILNEDLVTVRQTLEDAVEQAVIYAEEVEA
- a CDS encoding Sir2 family NAD-dependent protein deacetylase, whose translation is MDQAIESKVADLVASLRESDTAVVLTGAGVSTASGIPAFRGEDGLWSEFDPKAFHRRRLDADPAGFWADRLELRERLTGGGSVAPNAAHEAIATLEAEGHVDAVVTQNVDGLHGEAGTEDLIELHGTNERVACDDCGRRTAADPVFERAAEGERPPRCECGGVLRPDVVLFGESLPGEAIERANRLAHRADWLLVAGSSLTVDPAAGLPGRAARSGATVGIVNLDPTEKDDAAAVVVRADVTTILPAIERRV